A window of Polaromonas hydrogenivorans contains these coding sequences:
- a CDS encoding response regulator transcription factor, protein MLTSHQLAPHGTLQPMWPGFLTGQTEQPVRVLLVDDDPHMSRVIAHELLGDLRINLLGQGRSVREGRRLISQNEFDVMLVDLNLGDGSGFELIEYMKTVRPMAEVVVISAMEDEQHALHAFELGATGYLVKNSWFGNFPQAILQVVNGGASITPSLARRLLSKFEPPQANVEPLPVNQGKDNKLSEREQQVLKLVASGQTSTEIGARLVISGQTVNTHIKNIYRKINVRNRAQAVSFAANHGLF, encoded by the coding sequence ATGCTGACAAGCCATCAGCTGGCTCCCCATGGCACCTTGCAGCCCATGTGGCCGGGCTTCCTGACGGGCCAGACGGAGCAGCCGGTTCGTGTCCTGCTGGTCGATGACGATCCCCACATGAGCCGTGTGATTGCCCACGAATTGCTGGGGGATTTGCGGATCAACCTGCTGGGCCAAGGCCGCAGCGTGCGGGAGGGCCGCCGCCTGATCAGCCAGAACGAGTTCGATGTGATGCTGGTCGACCTGAACCTGGGCGACGGCAGCGGCTTTGAGCTGATCGAGTACATGAAGACCGTGCGCCCGATGGCGGAGGTGGTCGTCATCTCGGCCATGGAAGACGAGCAGCATGCCCTGCATGCGTTTGAACTGGGTGCCACGGGCTACCTGGTCAAGAACTCCTGGTTCGGCAACTTCCCCCAAGCGATTCTGCAGGTGGTCAACGGCGGAGCTTCGATCACGCCCAGCCTGGCGCGCCGGCTGCTGAGCAAGTTCGAGCCGCCTCAAGCCAATGTTGAGCCCCTGCCCGTGAACCAAGGCAAGGACAACAAGCTGTCCGAGCGCGAACAACAAGTCCTCAAGCTGGTCGCCTCGGGCCAAACCAGCACCGAAATCGGCGCACGGCTGGTCATCAGCGGTCAAACCGTCAACACGCACATCAAGAACATCTACCGCAAGATCAATGTGCGAAATCGTGCGCAAGCAGTCAGTTTTGCGGCCAACCACGGGCTTTTTTAG
- a CDS encoding aromatic ring-hydroxylating dioxygenase subunit alpha yields the protein MFPKNTWYVACTPQDIDDKPLGRKICGERIVFYRAQEGLVAALEDFCPHRGAPLSLGFVSEGKLVCGYHGLEMGCDGKTIAMPGQRVRGFPQIRSYPVEERYGFIWVWPGDAAQADPAKIPHQDWYDNPEWAYGGGMFHIHCDYRLMIDNLMDLTHETYVHSGSIGQKEIDEVPCKTTVNGDEVVTSRFMENIMPPPFWKLALRGNNLADDVPVDRWQICRFTPPSHVMIEVGVAHAGMGGYDAPPEHKAYSIVVDFITPETETSIWYFWGMARKFNPRDKALTATIREGQGKIFGEDLEMLQRQQQNLLDYPERSLLKLNIDAGGVQSRKILDRIMAEEQGVGAASVSVSASA from the coding sequence ATGTTCCCCAAAAACACCTGGTATGTCGCCTGCACCCCGCAGGACATCGACGACAAGCCGCTGGGCCGCAAGATTTGCGGCGAGCGCATCGTGTTCTATCGCGCCCAGGAAGGCCTCGTGGCGGCGCTCGAAGATTTCTGCCCGCACCGGGGCGCGCCGCTGTCGCTTGGCTTTGTCAGCGAAGGCAAGCTGGTCTGCGGCTACCACGGCCTGGAGATGGGCTGCGACGGGAAAACCATCGCCATGCCCGGCCAGCGCGTGCGCGGCTTTCCGCAAATCCGCAGCTACCCGGTGGAGGAGCGCTACGGCTTCATCTGGGTCTGGCCGGGCGATGCCGCGCAGGCCGACCCGGCAAAAATCCCCCATCAGGACTGGTATGACAACCCTGAATGGGCTTACGGTGGCGGCATGTTCCACATCCACTGCGACTACCGGCTGATGATCGACAACCTGATGGACCTGACGCACGAGACCTATGTGCATTCCGGCAGCATCGGCCAGAAGGAAATCGACGAGGTGCCGTGCAAGACCACCGTCAATGGCGATGAGGTGGTCACCAGCCGCTTCATGGAAAACATCATGCCGCCGCCGTTCTGGAAGCTGGCCCTGCGCGGCAACAACCTGGCCGACGACGTGCCGGTGGACCGCTGGCAGATCTGCCGCTTCACGCCGCCCAGCCATGTGATGATCGAAGTCGGCGTGGCCCATGCCGGCATGGGCGGTTACGACGCCCCGCCAGAGCACAAGGCCTACAGCATCGTGGTGGACTTCATCACGCCCGAGACGGAAACCTCGATCTGGTATTTCTGGGGCATGGCGCGCAAGTTCAACCCCAGGGACAAGGCGCTGACGGCCACCATCCGCGAAGGCCAGGGCAAGATTTTTGGCGAAGACCTGGAAATGCTCCAGCGCCAGCAGCAAAACCTGCTCGACTACCCGGAACGCAGCCTGCTCAAGCTCAATATCGATGCCGGCGGCGTGCAGTCGCGCAAGATCCTGGACCGCATCATGGCCGAGGAGCAGGGCGTTGGCGCTGCCTCGGTCAGCGTGTCCGCCAGCGCATAA
- a CDS encoding branched-chain amino acid ABC transporter permease, whose amino-acid sequence MLTILFDGIAYGMLLFILAVGLAVTMGLMNFINLAHGAFAMAGGYITVLLMQRFGVPFLLCLPLAFIGSALLGGVLERTLYRPLYHKPHLDQVLFSIGLVFMAVASVDYFVGSTQQIIQLPEWLKGRTELGSGDWMLGMGHYRLFIIAVCAALTVGLQYVLAYTRFGSRLRASVDDQRVAAGLGINVNMVFLTTFAVGSGLAGLGGALGAEVLGLDPSFPLKFMVYFLIVVAVGGTSSITGPLLAALLLGIADVAGKYYIPKLGAFIVYSLMIAILIWRPQGLFVRKGGK is encoded by the coding sequence ATGCTGACCATCCTTTTTGACGGTATTGCCTACGGCATGCTGCTCTTCATCCTCGCGGTAGGCCTGGCGGTCACCATGGGGCTGATGAACTTCATCAACCTGGCGCACGGCGCCTTTGCCATGGCCGGCGGCTACATCACGGTGCTGCTGATGCAGCGCTTCGGCGTGCCGTTCCTGCTGTGCCTGCCGCTGGCCTTCATCGGCTCGGCGCTGCTGGGCGGCGTTCTCGAACGCACGCTGTACCGCCCGCTGTACCACAAGCCGCACCTGGACCAGGTGCTGTTTTCCATCGGCCTGGTTTTCATGGCGGTGGCCAGCGTGGATTATTTCGTCGGCTCGACGCAGCAGATCATCCAGCTGCCTGAATGGCTCAAGGGACGCACCGAACTGGGCAGCGGCGACTGGATGCTGGGCATGGGCCACTACCGGCTGTTCATCATCGCCGTGTGCGCCGCGCTGACCGTGGGCTTGCAGTATGTGCTGGCCTACACCCGGTTTGGCAGCCGGCTGCGGGCCTCGGTCGATGACCAGCGCGTTGCCGCCGGCCTGGGCATCAATGTGAACATGGTGTTTCTCACGACCTTCGCCGTGGGCTCGGGACTGGCCGGCCTGGGCGGCGCGCTGGGCGCCGAGGTGCTGGGGCTGGACCCGAGTTTTCCGCTGAAGTTCATGGTGTACTTTTTGATCGTGGTCGCCGTGGGCGGCACCTCGTCCATCACCGGGCCGCTGCTGGCCGCGCTGCTGCTGGGCATTGCCGACGTGGCCGGCAAGTACTACATCCCCAAGCTGGGCGCCTTCATCGTGTACAGCCTGATGATCGCCATTTTGATCTGGCGCCCGCAAGGCCTCTTTGTGCGCAAGGGAGGCAAGTGA
- a CDS encoding ABC transporter substrate-binding protein encodes MQKRLFLNAIALATLTFTATATLAQDNTFKIGLILPMTGQQATTGRQIEAAARLYMAQNGDTVAGKKIQLIVKDDTSLPDATRRLAQELVVNDKVNVLAGFGITPSALATAPIATQSKTPMVVMAAATSSITQASPYVVRTSFTLPQVSVALADWAPKNGIKKVVTLVSDYGPGIDAEKYFKERLIFNGGQVTEALRVPLRGPDFAPFLQKVRDAKPDALFVFVPSGAGAAVMKQFAERGLDKAGIKLIGTGDVTDDDQLNDMGDVAVGVVTSHHYSAAHPSALNKKFVEAFSKANKGLRPNFMAVGGYDGMRVIYEALKISKGQGGGDALLAGMKGQIFESPRGKMFIDAQTRDVVQDIYLRKVEKKDGQLYNVEFDVIKDVKDPGKAK; translated from the coding sequence ATGCAAAAACGCCTTTTCCTCAACGCCATCGCCCTAGCCACCCTGACCTTCACCGCCACGGCCACCCTGGCGCAGGACAACACCTTCAAGATCGGACTGATCCTGCCGATGACCGGCCAGCAGGCCACCACGGGCCGGCAGATCGAGGCCGCCGCACGCCTGTACATGGCGCAAAACGGCGACACCGTGGCCGGCAAGAAAATCCAGCTGATCGTCAAGGACGACACCTCGCTGCCCGATGCCACGCGCCGCCTGGCGCAGGAACTGGTGGTCAATGACAAGGTCAATGTGCTGGCCGGCTTCGGCATCACGCCCTCGGCGCTGGCCACCGCGCCGATTGCGACCCAGTCCAAGACACCGATGGTGGTGATGGCGGCGGCCACGTCGAGCATCACGCAGGCTTCGCCTTACGTGGTGCGCACCAGCTTCACGCTGCCGCAGGTGTCGGTCGCGCTGGCCGACTGGGCGCCGAAGAACGGCATCAAGAAAGTCGTCACGCTGGTGTCCGATTACGGCCCCGGCATTGACGCCGAAAAGTATTTCAAGGAACGCCTGATTTTCAACGGCGGCCAGGTGACTGAAGCGCTGCGGGTGCCGCTGCGTGGCCCAGACTTTGCGCCCTTCCTGCAAAAGGTCCGGGATGCCAAGCCCGATGCGCTGTTTGTGTTCGTGCCGTCGGGCGCGGGCGCGGCGGTGATGAAGCAATTTGCCGAGCGTGGCCTGGACAAGGCCGGCATCAAGCTGATCGGCACCGGCGACGTGACCGATGACGACCAGCTCAACGACATGGGCGATGTGGCGGTGGGCGTGGTCACCTCGCACCATTATTCGGCGGCCCATCCGTCGGCGCTGAACAAGAAGTTTGTCGAGGCCTTCTCAAAAGCCAACAAGGGCCTGCGTCCGAACTTCATGGCCGTTGGCGGCTACGACGGCATGCGCGTGATCTATGAAGCCTTGAAGATCAGCAAGGGGCAGGGCGGCGGCGATGCGCTGCTGGCCGGCATGAAGGGCCAGATTTTCGAGAGCCCGCGCGGCAAGATGTTCATCGACGCGCAGACGCGCGATGTGGTGCAGGACATCTATCTGCGCAAGGTCGAGAAGAAAGACGGCCAGCTCTACAACGTGGAATTCGACGTGATCAAGGACGTCAAGGACCCGGGCAAGGCCAAGTAA
- a CDS encoding GNAT family N-acetyltransferase, with translation MNLTHRTLRRDEMPVVLEMAAREGWNPGLHDGDAFHSADPQGFLVAESAGRVLGCISAVSYGAAFGFIGLFIVAPDWRGQGIGRSLWDAGMARLSGRVVGLDGVPAQQDYYRRKGFELAWQNVRFSGTAQPRAAVPDTRIGPLAAIDFASLCADDRRVFPAPREAFLRAWIDMPDACGLAWTERGRMAGWGVIRPCREGYKIGPLVADRADIANALYDALSQQAPAGSAVFLDVPMPNTGALELAHRQGLQRVFETARMYRGAVPACAIERVYGITSFELG, from the coding sequence ATGAACCTCACCCACCGCACCCTGCGCCGCGATGAAATGCCGGTTGTGCTCGAGATGGCGGCCCGCGAGGGCTGGAACCCGGGCTTGCACGATGGCGACGCTTTTCATTCGGCCGACCCGCAAGGCTTTCTGGTCGCTGAATCTGCTGGCCGTGTCCTGGGCTGCATCAGCGCCGTCTCGTATGGCGCAGCGTTCGGCTTTATTGGGCTGTTCATCGTTGCGCCGGACTGGCGCGGGCAGGGCATCGGCCGCTCGCTCTGGGACGCCGGCATGGCCCGGCTGTCGGGACGCGTCGTGGGTCTCGATGGCGTACCGGCCCAGCAGGATTACTACCGCCGCAAGGGCTTCGAACTGGCCTGGCAGAACGTGCGCTTCTCGGGAACGGCGCAACCCCGGGCCGCAGTACCCGACACCCGGATCGGCCCGCTGGCGGCGATTGATTTCGCGTCGTTGTGTGCTGATGATCGCCGTGTTTTCCCAGCTCCGCGCGAGGCGTTTTTGCGCGCCTGGATCGACATGCCCGATGCCTGCGGCCTGGCCTGGACAGAGCGGGGGCGCATGGCCGGCTGGGGCGTGATACGGCCCTGCCGCGAAGGCTACAAGATCGGCCCGCTGGTGGCCGACCGCGCCGACATCGCCAACGCGCTGTATGACGCGCTCAGCCAGCAGGCGCCGGCAGGCAGCGCGGTGTTCCTGGATGTGCCGATGCCCAATACCGGCGCGCTGGAACTGGCCCACAGGCAGGGCTTGCAGCGCGTCTTCGAAACCGCCCGTATGTACCGGGGCGCGGTGCCGGCTTGCGCCATCGAGCGGGTCTATGGCATCACGAGCTTTGAGTTGGGATAA
- a CDS encoding ABC transporter ATP-binding protein has translation MAELLKVENLRAGYGQAVVLNDVSLSLDEGQTLALLGRNGTGKTTLINTLAGATRQHGGSIMLGGIALHKLPSHERAAAGIGWVPQERNIFKSLTVHENLTAVARPGPWNPDRVYKMFARLAERKTNLGTQLSGGEQQMLAVGRALVLNPRLLLLDEPLEGLAPIIVEELLRAIARITRDEGLSAIIVEQHPQAILAISHRAVVLDHGTVVHSGSAEALREQPELLDRLLGVARA, from the coding sequence ATGGCTGAACTGTTAAAGGTCGAGAACCTGCGCGCTGGCTACGGCCAGGCTGTCGTGCTGAACGATGTGTCTCTGTCGCTGGACGAAGGCCAGACGCTGGCCCTGCTGGGGCGCAACGGCACCGGCAAGACCACGCTGATCAACACGCTGGCCGGCGCCACGCGCCAGCATGGCGGCAGCATCATGCTGGGCGGCATTGCCCTGCACAAACTGCCATCGCACGAGCGCGCGGCGGCCGGCATCGGCTGGGTGCCGCAGGAGCGCAACATCTTCAAGTCGCTCACGGTGCATGAAAACCTGACGGCGGTGGCCCGGCCCGGCCCCTGGAACCCGGACCGGGTGTACAAAATGTTTGCGCGCCTGGCCGAACGCAAGACCAACCTGGGCACCCAGCTGTCGGGCGGTGAGCAGCAGATGCTGGCCGTCGGCCGCGCGCTGGTGCTCAACCCCAGGCTGCTGCTGCTCGACGAGCCGCTCGAAGGGCTGGCGCCCATCATCGTCGAGGAGTTGCTGCGAGCCATTGCCCGCATCACCCGCGACGAGGGCCTGTCGGCCATCATCGTCGAGCAGCATCCGCAGGCCATCCTGGCGATCAGCCACCGCGCGGTGGTGCTTGATCACGGCACGGTGGTGCACAGCGGCAGCGCAGAGGCCCTGCGCGAGCAGCCCGAACTGCTGGACCGCCTGCTGGGCGTCGCCCGGGCCTGA
- a CDS encoding branched-chain amino acid ABC transporter permease, which yields MNAPQQSLLNDSRFRPWEPVLWLLAFAAPVLVPSHASIINEIAIVALFAVSLDLILGYTGIVSLGHAAFFGMGGYAAALFAKLVMPDPLVGLAVGIVTATLLGAACSFTIMRGSDLTRLMVTLGVGLILLELANKLDWLTGGADGLQGVVMGPLLGQFEFDLSGRTAAWYSLTVLLALFVLLRRVVHSPFGATLKAIRDNRLRAMAIGIPVNRKLAVVYTLAAGVAGAAGALMTQTTGFASLDLFEFHRSADVMLILVIGGTGWLYGGVAGAIVFKLMQDALSSITPQYWTFWIGLFLVVLVLVGRERLIRPWTWFSRGGKA from the coding sequence ATGAACGCCCCACAACAATCGCTGCTGAATGACAGCCGCTTCAGGCCCTGGGAGCCGGTGCTGTGGCTGCTGGCCTTTGCCGCGCCGGTGCTGGTGCCCAGCCACGCATCGATCATCAATGAAATCGCCATCGTCGCGCTGTTCGCGGTGTCGCTGGACCTGATCCTGGGCTACACCGGCATTGTCTCGCTCGGCCATGCCGCCTTCTTCGGCATGGGCGGCTATGCGGCCGCGCTGTTCGCCAAGCTCGTCATGCCCGATCCGCTGGTCGGGCTGGCCGTCGGCATAGTCACGGCGACGCTGCTGGGCGCGGCCTGTTCGTTCACCATCATGCGCGGCAGCGACCTGACGCGGCTGATGGTCACGCTGGGCGTCGGCCTGATTCTGCTGGAGCTGGCCAACAAGCTGGACTGGCTGACCGGCGGCGCCGACGGGCTGCAGGGCGTGGTCATGGGGCCGCTGCTCGGGCAGTTCGAGTTCGACCTGAGCGGCCGCACCGCCGCCTGGTATTCGCTGACGGTGCTCTTGGCGCTGTTCGTGCTGCTGCGCCGGGTGGTGCATTCGCCGTTCGGCGCAACGCTCAAGGCGATTCGCGACAACCGGCTGCGCGCCATGGCCATCGGCATTCCGGTCAACCGCAAGCTGGCCGTGGTGTACACGCTGGCCGCCGGCGTTGCGGGCGCCGCCGGCGCGCTGATGACGCAGACCACCGGCTTTGCATCGCTGGATCTGTTCGAGTTTCACCGCTCGGCCGACGTGATGCTGATCCTGGTGATCGGCGGCACCGGCTGGCTGTATGGCGGCGTTGCCGGCGCCATCGTCTTCAAGCTGATGCAGGATGCGCTGTCGTCGATCACGCCGCAGTACTGGACGTTCTGGATTGGCCTCTTTCTGGTGGTGCTGGTGCTGGTCGGCCGCGAACGGCTGATCCGTCCGTGGACCTGGTTTTCACGCGGAGGCAAGGCATGA
- a CDS encoding ABC transporter ATP-binding protein, producing the protein MSTDQIHRNDADTVLSAQGLVMRFGGITATNNVTLNLKKGARHALIGPNGAGKTTLINLLTGVLQPTEGRITLEGQDITGLAPYLRVQRGMVRTFQINQLFDSLTPLQTLALTVSQHRGLGTKWWQALGRNRQVAERCDQLLAQFHLTEVMNQPTRVLAYGKRRLLEIAIALACEPRVLLLDEPVAGVPAGEREELLQTVAALPAEVSVLLIEHDMDLVFSFANFMTVLVNGTLLTEGTPEEIANDPRVKAVYLGHGEEAHHG; encoded by the coding sequence ATGAGCACTGATCAAATACATCGCAACGACGCCGACACGGTGCTGTCCGCGCAAGGGCTGGTGATGCGCTTTGGCGGCATCACCGCCACCAACAATGTCACGCTGAACCTTAAAAAAGGCGCGCGCCATGCGCTGATCGGCCCCAACGGCGCGGGCAAGACCACGCTGATCAACCTGCTGACCGGCGTGCTGCAGCCGACCGAGGGCCGCATCACGCTCGAAGGGCAGGACATCACCGGCCTGGCGCCTTACCTGCGGGTGCAGCGCGGCATGGTGCGCACCTTCCAGATCAACCAGCTGTTTGACTCGCTGACGCCGCTGCAAACCCTGGCGCTGACGGTGTCGCAGCACCGGGGGCTGGGAACGAAATGGTGGCAGGCCCTGGGCCGCAACCGGCAGGTCGCCGAGCGCTGCGACCAGCTGCTGGCGCAGTTTCACCTGACCGAGGTCATGAACCAGCCGACGCGCGTGCTGGCCTACGGCAAGCGCCGGCTGCTGGAAATCGCGATTGCGCTGGCCTGCGAGCCGCGCGTGCTGCTGCTCGACGAGCCGGTGGCCGGCGTGCCCGCTGGCGAGCGCGAGGAACTGCTGCAAACCGTGGCCGCGCTGCCCGCCGAGGTGTCGGTGCTGCTGATCGAGCACGACATGGACCTGGTGTTCAGTTTTGCCAACTTCATGACGGTGCTGGTCAACGGCACCTTGCTGACCGAAGGCACGCCCGAGGAAATCGCCAACGACCCGCGCGTCAAGGCGGTGTATCTGGGTCATGGCGAGGAGGCCCACCATGGCTGA
- a CDS encoding tyrosine-type recombinase/integrase yields MIPSTQAISPLRQRMLDDMRMRKLEPKTQAAYVRAVRYLAGFLRRSPDTATVEDLRRFQLHMTDRGISPITLNATITGLKFFFDVTLDRGELMARMSYVHVPQKLPVVLSRDEAARLIAAASNLKYQTALSIAYGTGLRVSEIVALKVGDIDSQRMTLRVEQGKGRKDRYAMLCPLLLERLRAWWRVAHAQGKMLPGGWLFPGMNPVDPLTARQLNRAVHAAAEAARIDKRVSMHTLRHSFATHLLEQKVDIRVIQVMLGHKKLETTSVYTHVATEVLREVVSPLEMLQPA; encoded by the coding sequence ATGATCCCTTCGACCCAAGCCATCTCGCCGCTGCGCCAGCGCATGCTCGACGACATGCGCATGCGCAAGCTCGAACCCAAGACCCAGGCCGCCTACGTTCGCGCGGTGCGATACCTCGCCGGCTTTCTAAGACGCTCGCCCGACACAGCCACCGTAGAGGATTTGCGGCGGTTCCAGTTGCACATGACCGATCGAGGCATCTCGCCGATCACGCTCAACGCCACCATCACCGGGCTGAAGTTCTTCTTCGACGTCACGCTCGACCGGGGCGAGCTGATGGCCCGAATGAGCTACGTGCATGTGCCCCAGAAGCTGCCCGTGGTGCTCAGTCGCGACGAGGCTGCGCGCCTGATCGCTGCGGCCTCCAACCTGAAGTACCAGACGGCCCTGTCCATCGCGTACGGCACCGGGCTTCGGGTCAGTGAGATCGTGGCGCTCAAGGTCGGCGACATCGACAGCCAGCGCATGACGCTGCGCGTCGAGCAGGGCAAGGGTCGCAAGGACCGCTACGCCATGCTCTGTCCCTTGCTGCTGGAGCGGCTGCGCGCCTGGTGGCGAGTCGCCCATGCCCAAGGCAAGATGCTGCCGGGCGGCTGGCTGTTCCCCGGCATGAACCCGGTGGATCCATTGACCGCACGCCAGCTCAACCGCGCCGTGCACGCCGCCGCCGAAGCGGCCAGGATCGACAAGCGCGTCTCCATGCACACGCTGCGTCACAGCTTCGCCACCCATCTGCTGGAGCAGAAGGTGGACATCCGTGTGATCCAGGTGATGCTCGGGCACAAGAAGCTGGAGACCACCTCGGTCTACACCCATGTCGCCACCGAGGTGCTGCGCGAGGTGGTCAGTCCGCTGGAGATGCTGCAGCCCGCGTAG
- a CDS encoding GntR family transcriptional regulator yields MPEEGGSQVVKAQLRLREMILAGELPGGARIAELSIVEKLGVSRTPIRAALMRLEQEGLLETLPNGGYAVRTFSERDVADAIELRGTIEGMAARLAAERGVAPVVLAEARECLRQIDDLLREAALNDDAFSRYVVLNEKFHTLLGELSDSPFMRRELERVSSLPFASASAFVVVQANSPQARDMLIVAQDQHRQVLDAIENREGARAEAIMREHSRLAKRNLREAVRNPQHEQMPGVRLIRKRSLKEWSA; encoded by the coding sequence ATGCCGGAAGAGGGCGGCTCGCAGGTCGTCAAGGCACAGCTCAGGCTGCGCGAGATGATTCTGGCCGGTGAATTGCCGGGCGGCGCCCGTATTGCCGAGCTTTCGATTGTCGAAAAGCTTGGCGTTTCGCGCACCCCCATCCGGGCCGCGCTGATGCGGCTGGAGCAGGAAGGCCTGCTGGAGACCTTGCCCAACGGTGGCTACGCGGTGCGCACTTTCTCGGAACGTGACGTGGCCGATGCCATCGAGCTGCGCGGCACCATCGAAGGCATGGCCGCGCGGCTGGCCGCCGAGCGCGGCGTGGCGCCAGTGGTGCTGGCGGAAGCCCGCGAATGCCTGCGCCAGATCGATGACTTGCTGCGGGAAGCGGCGCTCAACGACGATGCCTTTTCTCGCTATGTGGTGCTCAATGAAAAGTTTCACACCCTGCTGGGCGAGTTGTCGGACAGTCCGTTCATGCGCCGTGAGCTTGAGCGTGTCTCCAGTCTGCCGTTTGCCTCGGCTTCAGCTTTCGTGGTCGTGCAAGCCAACTCGCCGCAGGCCAGGGACATGCTCATCGTGGCGCAGGACCAGCACCGCCAGGTGCTCGACGCCATTGAAAACCGCGAGGGCGCGCGCGCCGAGGCCATCATGCGCGAACACTCCCGCCTGGCCAAGCGCAACCTGCGCGAAGCCGTGCGCAATCCCCAGCACGAGCAGATGCCCGGCGTGCGCCTGATCCGCAAGCGAAGCCTGAAAGAATGGTCTGCGTGA
- a CDS encoding PDR/VanB family oxidoreductase — translation MSMTSTISVRVARKQREAVDICTFELVAEEGGPLPAFSAGSHVDVQLPGGLTRQYSLCNDPTESHRYLIGVLRDPASRGGSRAMHDQVAEGQVLQISAPNNHFPLAHDAQRHLLLAGGIGVTPILCMAERLANTGADFEMHYCTRSPERTAFHQRIAGSGFAPKVHFHFDDGAAGQKLDIAALLAAPASGVHLYVCGPKGFMDAVLNTARAQGWPEAQLHYEFFAGTVEKSDSDASFEVQLASSGRIVMVPSDKTVVQALADAGVDVQVSCEQGVCGTCLTRVIEGIPDHKDMYLTPEEQAANDQFTPCCSRAKTPRLVLDL, via the coding sequence ATGAGCATGACCTCCACAATCTCCGTCCGCGTCGCCCGCAAGCAGCGGGAAGCCGTGGACATCTGCACCTTCGAGCTGGTTGCCGAGGAGGGCGGACCGCTGCCCGCCTTTTCCGCCGGCTCCCATGTGGACGTGCAGCTGCCCGGTGGCCTGACCCGCCAGTACTCCCTGTGCAATGACCCGACTGAAAGCCACCGCTACCTGATCGGCGTGCTGCGCGACCCGGCGTCGCGCGGCGGTTCCCGGGCCATGCATGACCAGGTCGCCGAAGGCCAGGTGCTGCAAATCAGCGCGCCCAACAACCACTTTCCGCTGGCGCACGACGCCCAGCGCCACCTGCTGCTGGCCGGCGGCATCGGCGTGACGCCCATCCTGTGCATGGCCGAGCGGCTGGCCAACACCGGCGCCGACTTCGAGATGCACTACTGTACCCGCTCACCCGAGCGCACCGCATTTCACCAGCGCATTGCCGGCTCCGGTTTTGCGCCCAAAGTGCACTTCCACTTCGACGATGGCGCGGCCGGCCAGAAGCTGGACATTGCGGCGCTGCTGGCCGCCCCGGCCAGCGGTGTGCATCTGTATGTCTGCGGGCCGAAAGGCTTCATGGATGCCGTGCTGAACACGGCGCGCGCGCAAGGCTGGCCCGAGGCGCAACTGCATTACGAGTTCTTCGCCGGGACGGTGGAGAAATCCGACAGCGACGCCAGCTTCGAGGTCCAGCTGGCCAGCTCCGGCCGCATCGTCATGGTGCCCAGCGACAAGACGGTGGTGCAGGCCCTGGCCGATGCAGGCGTGGACGTGCAGGTGTCGTGCGAGCAAGGCGTGTGCGGCACCTGCCTGACCCGCGTGATTGAAGGCATCCCGGACCACAAGGACATGTACCTCACGCCCGAGGAGCAGGCCGCCAACGACCAGTTCACGCCGTGCTGCTCACGCGCCAAAACGCCGAGGCTGGTGCTGGATTTGTGA